The Carassius carassius chromosome 31, fCarCar2.1, whole genome shotgun sequence genome includes a region encoding these proteins:
- the LOC132111296 gene encoding dnaJ homolog subfamily C member 5-like: MTDSSRPQRKLSRAGESLYQTLGLEKGASSVDIKKAYRKLALKYHPDKNPNNPEAADKFKEINNANTILNDETKRQIYDEYGSMGLYAADQFGEEGVKYYFLMSKCWFKALLGLGMIFTCCCCLCCCCCCCGKCGVSESEDNGHYVDPDVLEAEMSEEQNRGNDTVIIGQPIPSPAPGNSESSVIVGIPIPKNSDEDTSVLITPDVHEAHE; the protein is encoded by the exons ATGACAGATTCAAGCCGACCTCAACGCAAGCTTTCCCGAGCTGGAGAGAGTTTATACCAGACATTAGGCTTGGAGAAAGGAGCTTCATCTGTCGATATTAAGAAAGCATACAG AAAACTGGCACTGAAGTATCACCCAGACAAGAACCCCAACAACCCCGAAGCAGCAGACAAGTTTAAAGAGATCAACAATGCCAACACCATCCTCAACGACGAAACCAAACGACAGATCTATGACGAATATGGCTCTATGGGCCTCTACGCCGCGGACCAGTTCGGAGAGGAGGGCGTTAAATACTACTTCCTCATGTCCAAATGCTGGTTTAAA GCGCTCCTGGGATTGGGAATGATCTTCACATGTTGCTGCTGCttatgctgctgttgctgctgttgtGGTAAATGTGGCGTTTCGGAGAGCGAAGACAATGGCCACTATGTGGATCCAGATGTGCTGGAGGCAGAGATGTCAGAGGAGCAGAACAGAG GCAATGACACAGTAATAATAGGACAGCCTATTCCCAGTCCTGCACCTGGAAATTCAG AAAGCTCTGTGATTGTAGGAATACCTATTCCTAAAAACTCAG ATGAAGACACTTCTGTACTGATCACTCCAGATGTACATGAGGCGCATGAATAG